A window from Neodiprion fabricii isolate iyNeoFabr1 chromosome 2, iyNeoFabr1.1, whole genome shotgun sequence encodes these proteins:
- the LOC124174820 gene encoding uncharacterized protein LOC124174820, translating to MVEQKMPVTLSLLSGLLILVALYPLSVHGEPDPMARPTRPKVFTSADELRRYLDLVKDYYSLNGKARYGKRAQIFPATENPWDIMRVPPSSAGGFALRQQKLEQKLQHEMENLSKHGSQKGIQTELQEPQQLEPRQFQHGGSQLSYLYDAMAKYYDELQ from the exons ATGGTTGAACAGAAAATGCCAGTTACATTGAGCTTACTTTCGGGCCTGCTAATACTGGTCGCCTTGTACCCACTCTCTGTCCACGGTGAGCCTGACCCAATGGCACGACCAACCAGGCCCAAAGTATTTACGAGTGCCGACGAACTACGTAGATATCTTGACCTGGTGAAGGACTATTATTCTCTGAATGGAAAGGCCAG ATACGGGAAGCGGGCGCAAATTTTTCCAGCCACCGAAAATCCATGGGACATCATGCGAGTACCTCCGTCATCGGCCGGAGGTTTTGCTCTCCGGCAACAAAAATTAGAGCAAAAACTGCAACATGAGATGGAAAATCTTTCTAAGCATGGATCGCAAAAAGGAATTCAGACCGAACTGCAAGAACCACAGCAGCTTGAGCCCAGACAATTTCAACATGGCGGATCACAACTATCCTATTTATACGACGCAATGGCCAAATACTACGATGAATTACAGTAG
- the LOC124174819 gene encoding chondroitin proteoglycan-2-like, giving the protein MRATSLLAAVLLAAVAVTSANAEDESTIWTECPDTDPVNATIHVPHESDCSLFYSCRNGERTLMQCPESNKVGGKLHFDAVRQICVWPEESNCRISEDVNIVTTEAATEIPEVTTLAPEEPIIPTEAPEDDEVSESEESESSPPTECPEDNEGEAVHIAHESDCGLFYKCNFGEKVLQQCPTGLAFNAAEQVCDWPWSAGCEVQSEADSESSGTTASNEDSNEDDESEEIDEDTSSEDSSAPPTESESDETDGSDSTSTEAEVIIPTECPENNEGDAVHIAHPSNCSLFYKCNHGEKVTHACPSGLAFNPVLQVCDWPWSAGCVAQSEEDSESSGTTESHGDSDEDDEGDETDEEESTDSSSEDSSAVSTESDSDETDGSGSATTEAEVIIPTECPENNEGDAVHIAHESNCGVFYKCNHGEKVLWSCPSGLAFNPILQVCDWPEAVGCTLEESEEVESSTSSSTEDENDHSDESSITEVPSITEEAATTEEVIIPTECPESNGSDSVHIAHPSDCNRFYLCNHGSKVEMTCAPGLEFNPVEQVCDWPANAGCVATEDTTLDESVSR; this is encoded by the exons ATGAGAG CAACAAGCCTTTTGGCCGCAGTACTGTTGGCCGCAGTAGCTGTCACTTCAGCCAACGCAGAAGATGAGTCAACAATTTGGACAGAATGTCCGGATACTGATCCGGTTAATGCCACAATTCACGTGCCCCACGAATCTGATTGTTCGCTCTTTTACTCCTGTAGAAATGGAGAGCGAACGTTAATGCAATGCCCTGAAAGCAATAAAGTCGGAGGCAAGCTTCACTTTGATGCGGTTAGACAAATTTGCGTATGGCCAGAAGAGTCTAATTGTCGAATTTCTGAGGACGTCAATATTGTAACAACCGAAGCTGCTACAGAGATCCCTGAAGTGACTACACTAGCTCCGGAAGAACCTATAATTCCTACAGAAGCTCCTGAAGATGACGAAGTTTCAGAAAGCGAAGAAAGTGAATCGTCACCACCAACGGAATGTCCTGAGGATAACGAAGGTGAAGCGGTTCATATTGCCCATGAATCCGACTGTGGTCTATTCTACAAGTGTAACTTTGGAGAGAAGGTGTTGCAGCAGTGTCCAACTGGTCTAGCATTCAATGCCGCTGAACAAGTATGCGATTGGCCCTGGTCAGCTGGATGCGAAGTACAGAGCGAGGCAGATTCTGAAAGTTCTGGTACAACCGCAAGCAATGAAGACAGCAACGAGGATGACGAAAGTGAGGAAATCGATGAGGATACAAGTTCTGAGGATTCAAGTGCACCTCCGACAGAAAGCGAGTCTGACGAGACGGACGGTTCCGATTCCACCTCTACAGAGGCAGAGGTGATAATACCAACAGAATGTCCGGAGAATAACGAAGGAGACGCAGTACACATCGCCCATCCCTCAAATTGCAGCCTATTCTACAAGTGTAACCATGGGGAGAAGGTGACACATGCGTGCCCGAGTGGTCTTGCATTTAATCCCGTTTTACAAGTTTGCGACTGGCCCTGGTCAGCTGGATGCGTAGCACAAAGCGAGGAAGATTCTGAAAGTTCCGGTACAACTGAAAGCCATGGAGACAGTGACGAGGATGACGAAGGTGACGAAACCGATGAGGAGGAATCGACCGATTCTAGTTCTGAGGATTCAAGTGCAGTTTCGACGGAAAGCGACTCTGACGAGACCGACGGTTCCGGTTCCGCCACTACAGAAGCAGAGGTGATAATACCAACGGAATGCCCCGAAAATAACGAAGGTGACGCAGTTCACATCGCTCACGAATCTAACTGCGGTGTATTCTACAAATGCAACCATGGGGAGAAAGTGCTGTGGAGCTGCCCGAGTGGTCTTGCATTCAATCCCATTTTACAAGTTTGCGATTGGCCCGAAGCCGTTGGATGTACATTGGAAGAATCAGAAGAAGTTGAGAGCTCCACCAGCTCTTCTACCGAAGATGAGAACGACCACTCTGACGAATCTAGCATAACTGAAGTTCCTAGCATCACAGAAGAAGCTGCTACCACAGAAGAAGTGATTATACCAACGGAATGCCCTGAGAGTAATGGAAGCGATTCGGTTCACATTGCGCACCCATCTGACTGTAACCGTTTCTATCTATGTAATCACGGAAGTAAAGTTGAAATGACGTGTGCACCTGGACTGGAATTCAATCCAGTGGAACAAGTTTGCGATTGGCCTGCAAATGCAGGCTGTGTGGCCACTGAAGATACCACATTAGATGAGTCCGTTAGTCGTTAA